A segment of the Symmachiella macrocystis genome:
TACATCACATACTTTTTCTCTGTCGTCGACCAGAACGAGATGTTCTGCGTGTCGAACGCTCCTTTGTCAAACACCGGCCCGGGGGCCAGGGGGGTCCAGTGAATTCCATCAGGAGACTGATAGACCCAAATGCCCTTATGGTTTTCAAACCCGGCTCCGATTGCCTTGTACCGTCCCTCCGGTTTCGCAGCGGGATTTGAATCGATAAAAGGTGAGAAATCGTGGCAGCGACCACCGTCACCCAGCTTGTCCAAAATAATATTGTTGTCCTTCGAACCTTGGAACTCACACAGACCAAGATTGGGCCGGTCCCATTGAATCCCATCATGACTCTCAAAGTATCCTATGGTTAGCGGTCCGCCCGGCTCGATGCCTGTGGGAATCTGCCAAGCGTGGTAGTACATGCGATAGACCGCTTCTTGGGAATCGTGCAAGACCGTGTAGTAACCGCAACCGTTGCCCTCCCAGGGCTTATCGCAATTCACCGCAATCTCCTCGCGGATCGGCTGGTGAACCAACAGTTGGACATTCTTCATCCCGCCCACAAGATGGTCGTCAATGAACAGTTCGCGGCGGTTGCCGAGATCGATGACTTCGTTCGATTGCGCAAATAGGCAGCGGCTGGTGAAGCTGCTGAAGAAGCACAACAGCACCAAGAAATAGGTCTTAATATGCATGGTCACGGGTCGCCTAAACTTAGAGATCAATTGCTGAATCACAAACACGCACCTGGGGAGAGTCACGTCAATACCAGGATAATCAGATGAGTTTTCTCATGACACTCAAAACCTGATGGCTCGGCAGTTTTGATTCCAATCCGGGGGCACGGTGGTCATACCCACGCACTCAATAATCCTGAGAAGCCGGTACCTGCATGCAGCCTCACTGCTTGCAGCGTTGATTGATAAACACAAAACTCCCGAGTTTCGATGCGGTGAGAATGTCATTCACACCGTCGCCGTTGACATCGGCAATCGTGACTTGAACACCCACTCCGGAGTGATCGTCGATCAGGTGAGGGACAAAACGCGCCGCGCCATCCTGGTGGGTCAACTCAAACCAATACAACACCGGTGCCGCGCTCGGCTCGATATCACCTTTCGGGCCGTGCGCCCACATCCGTTTGCCGATGACTAAGTCTTTGAGCCCGTCGCCATTGATGTCGCCCAGGTCAAGAGCATGCGGTTGCGTAAAAGCCACCCCGTATTTCTCAATTTCTTCGCGTGTCCCCATGAGCTGATGCCTGCGGAATGCGATTTCGTCTCCCTCGCGGTATTGCTCAAACCAGGCCAAACCCCAACCATGCGCGTTGAGGCTAGAAACCACATCGTTGTCGCCATCCCCATCGATGTCGTAGACAAACATCTGCGCCCCGCCGCGATCGTCAGAAAAACGATGGGCATGCCAGGTCCACGGGGTATTGGGCTTTGAGGGTTGAATGAACCATCCGTCGTTGAGGACGAGATCAAGGCGTCCGTCGCCATCAATATCCCCAACGCCGGTACCGTGGTAGAACTCTTTCCAGTCCCCGGGTTCCGACAGCGGCTTGAACTGCCAGGGTTCCGTCGGGGCCTCCCTGTTCGGTTCGATCCACCCCCAGCGTCCTTCCCAATGGCAAACCAATTGCGGACGGCCGTCTCCATCGAGATCAACGAGTGTGGGCGACTCACCATACACACGCTCAAATACAAAGTGTTTCAGCCATACGCTGTCTTGGTCACCGGGGTTCTCGTACCAATAGGCGGGATGTAGGTGGACTCGTCCCAAGACGAGAATGTCGGGCCACCCATCGCCATTAAAGTCGTGCACGAAAGAGAACATGCTGTTCGAGGGACTCTTTTCAGGCTCGAGCGGATCGGCGATGTAGAATTCGTGAGCCGCGGTAAACTTCGGCCCTGCATACCAATACGGCCCCGCCACGATGTCCGCGTGCCCATCGCGGTTAATATCGCCAGTTGCAATACCATCGCAGTAGTACCGCGGAGTGAGCTGAATTTTTTTGAAATTATTCGACTGAGGCTGTTTCTCTGCAGCTTCCGTACGAGAGTTCCCCAGAAGAAGATGGACGCACAATGCAACGGCCAGGAATCGCAGTGGAAGCGTCAGCATTGATGATTTCCTCGATTTCAGTGCTCAGGTGTTGGACGTTTAAAATCACGAGAACCTGTTTTGTACCTCGGTTGATCTCATTCCACAAACTTGCAGATCCGTGTCAGCGGACGCATCAAAGGGTTTTGAACGAAGGCTCCCTTCGGTAAAGCAGGTCAATTGCTGTTTCATTGTGCAAACAGCGATTCTTTGGCCGCTTCCGATATCGCCATCACAGCGGGGTGGCGAATGCGACGTTCGACCGTAATTGCATAGAATCGTTCGATGGCATTAGGGATTTCAAGAAGCAAACTCAGGCCGAACTGCCTTTCGATCTCCGCGCGAATCGCGAGGGGACCAGGCACGAAGCCGATGCCTGCCTCCGCAAACACTTTCAGCAAGGCCGTGTCGTCAAACTCACCAACAATCTGTGGAGAAATGTTGGCCTCGATAAGCCATTCTTCAATGGATCGTCGCATGGCCGTGTTTTCCGCTGGTAGGAGAAACGGAGCGGAACTCAGTGATTCTGGAAGCCCATGCTCATATTGGCGGCACAACTGAGCGGTACCGAACAATCCCACGCCACATTCACCCAATGCATGATTGAAGGCGCGGATGCGAACCATGGAGCCGGCTGGCGAGTCTGAGAAAACAACATCCAGTTCGTGCGTTGCTAGTTGAGATAACAACTGTTCCATTGGCCCTTCCCGACAAACAATCTGTACTTTCTCTTCAAGATGCAGTGCCGGCTCAAGCAGTCGGAACGCAATGAGTTTGGGTAAAACATCTGCTATGCCTACCATGAACATGATAGGTCGCCCGGTTGCATGCCCTTTGATCGCGTCACCAAGTTCCTGTCCAATGGCAAACATTTCATCTGCATAACGATAAACCATTTGGCCAACGTCAGTGAGTACCAAATCGCGACCGACGCGTTCGTAGAGTTTCTCGCCGAGCGCGCTCTCGAGTTTCTTCAGCTGGCCGCTAATCGTTGGCTGGGCTAAGTGCAGTTTTTCACAGGCACGTGTGATACTACCTTCTTTCGCAACCATCCAGAAGTAGAGTAAATGGTGGTAGTTTAACCAGTCCGCATTCATGTTGGTATGATTTCATCGCAGAGACTTAGCGAAGCCTGTTGAGGACGACCGAATCGACACCTGATAATATCCAGATACATCACTTCAGGATAGTCAATTCAGGATGCAAGGTGATCCCAGAGCGCGTCCGGCTGGTTCAGCTCGCTGCCTGAAAGCGTCCTAGGGCTTGCTTTCGGCAGGCATCGGCCAGTCAAATGCGAGTGCGGCGGTGTAGTTCGCCAAAGCTGCGAAATACTCCAGCAATGCTTCAACCTCGCCATCCGCAGCCTCGATGGCGGATTGCTCGCGAATGAAAACATCCAACAAACCGGACTGCCCCAGTTCAAAGCGACGACGTTCCACATCAGCCATGTATTCCGCAAGGCGTTTTGCTTCGCGTGCCTTGCCCAGACGATCATACGCGGCGGTCAAACCGGCAAAAGCAGCTTGGACTTCGGCAACGATTTTGTCTTGTGTAAAGCGACGCTTCACGGCAACTTGTGAAAGTTTTGCCTCAGCAGCGTGAGATTTTCCCCTTGCTTTGCGGCGTTGCAACGGCACGTCGATAAACAGGCTTGCTTCCAGTTCGTATCGAGATTTATCGCGTTTGCTGCTTGTCGGTTCCCCCACATCCTGTGAGTTCCAGACCTGCGCATCGACAGTCGGCAAATATTCGTTGTTGGCTTCCGCCAAGTCGACGTTGATTTGCCGATAAAGGGCATCCAGAGCAGCCAATTCAGGGCGTTGTGACAAGGCAACTTGAATGTCAGATTCGATTTGGGACGCGAGGAACTCAGTAGGTTCCGGAAAATCACGGAGCTGCGAGGGCTCAGGAATGATGGGAGAACCATCAGCGGATCGGTAGAACAGAGACAGCTTGACCGCAGATTGTTGCAGTTTCCGTCCACGGTCAATCAACTTTGATTCTCGTAACGCGATGGACCGCAGATTGTCCTGCAATGCCGGCGGGTCGAGATCCCCTTCTTCGACGCGCCGTTGGAGACGCGAATTGCGTTCTTCCGAAAGTTCCAAAGCTTGCTGCCAGATTCTGTATTGCTGTCCTGTCGCGATCCAAGTCCAGTACGCAATGCTGGCCTCTCGGACAAATAAAATCAGCTGAGCGCGAACCTCCGGACGGACGCGTTGTTGTTCATACGTCGCACGCCACAGTGCGGCACGGCGCTCATCGATCTCGCGATTCTTCAGAAGGGGGACGCGAAACCCAGCCTTGAATTCGCCTCCTTCATTTGTCTGCCGTTCGAGATACCACGGTTGAAAATTGCCGCGTCCGATTCGATAGCCGCTAAAGAATTCACCCCCATTGTAGATTGGCTGGACGAACCCGATATCCTGACGGTAGGTTTCGTAGAAACCGAGTGCGCCATTTTGGCTCGCACTTTTGAACTTGGTATCGAATGCGCCCCAAGTCGCCAGTTGTTTTCCGTCTGCAATCGAGTTTTCCAGCAATGCGGCTGCCAGCAGCGGATAAGACTCATGAACCGAATTGACGACTTGGTCGATAACAACCGCGGACGCATTGCCGCTTGCGAGATCAAGGGGAATGGGCTGGAGATAATCTTCAATTGCCCGTTCTTCAGGTTCAGCGGCCGAATCTTCGTCTGTTAAGAATTCTGCTGCCTCAGGCAGATCCTCTAAATCCGTCGTTGCTTCATCTTCATTCGAAACGAGTTGGAGTGGATCGCTAAGCTTTGTCTCAATTTGGTCGTTGGACTCCGCTTCGGATTGCTTGACGGTGATCGTGGAGGTTTGGGCCGCATTGCCTGCCAATCGCTTTAAATCGACCGGGGGTTGATTCGTTGTAACCGAACATCCCATTACGGCGATGACGCTGCCGGCAATTAGAGATGCGCGAAGTCCCGCTATTGGCATGTTCATACAACAGTGCATTTGATACGAGTTTCTCTGCGCGTAGATTCACAGACCTCTCCCACAGCTTTCCTAATCGGTATTATCGGCACGGTTTGGTGAGGCGATTGAGTTTGATTTCTATCCTAAATCATGCTCAGGATCGAATACTGTTCTCTCAGACCCAGTCATTCCTCACCTCGCCCAGACCGTTATTCGAATTCCACTGTTTCTTGGGGATTTGAGTCGTCACCACGGTGACTCAGTGGGACTTTTCGACTTCTTTTCGATTTGTTGCGTCCCACAACGCGTTGCAGGCTACGTCGCACCCGGTCCACTGCCAACGAAATTGCCCCGTACGCGTTTTCGTGATTGGCAGAAGCGATGATGTCGGGCTTTCCATTCACAGCCACAGCCACCCGGCAGCGTTGGTCGATGCCCCCTTTGGGGCCATTCACATCGACAATGCGGATGTCGACACCCTTGACGAAGTCTTCAAAAGGCCCGATTGCTGAGTCGATTTTCTGTTGGACATAATCTTGGACTTTTACTTTCAACGGCAATCCATCTGATGTAAAATTTATGCTCATCTCTGACTCCCTGGTTTGAGGATCGATGAAAAATCATAGCAACTCAATTGGGATCAATGGGGATTCTAAACCGCAGTAACATTTGGCAAATCGCACCGAACGACACTGAGAACAGTTCCCTAAATTGACCGTTGAATGTGACGTAGCTCAAGATTTGGGCAAAGGAGGCTTTTTATCTTTCTTCTTAGGCTCCTCAATAGAAACCACCGGTGGGAAGCCATTCATATTCCGCCAAATTTCGTACCACAGCGGCACTTGATTCAACAGCACCCAACCGTTGGCTCGCACGCCTTGACGCAGATAACGATCACCAGGCCAAGGCCGATCGGTTTGATCAGGACGAACCAAGATGCGAAACCGCCCCTTGCCGTCGTCCGTGGCGTCGACGGAAACGACTTCACCGCCAAATGTTCCAACAGCAACCGACGGCCAGCCCGCAAACTGCACAGCCGGCCAACCTTCAAATTGCAATCGAACATGTCGGCCAGGTTCCACTAAGGGCGTGTCGTTGCCGTCGAGCCAAATTTGCACAGCGCGATCCGCTGTCTCAGGGACGATGCGACAAATCGGATCCCCCGCCTTAAGGACCTGACTTCCTTGATTGGGAGTAATTTGTGTGACAAACCCGTCAAACGGCGCCATCACAGATTGGCTTCTCTGACGTGCGACTTTCGTTTCTGTCTCAAGCAGATCTTTTTGAGCCTTGTTCAGACTCGATTGGGCTTTGGCCACATCGCTTTCCGCTTTAGCCACGTCGCCAGTCGCCTTACGAAGGGTCGCATTTGCGTAATCAATGTCAGCCTGTGCCTTCTGTTCTTTCGCCTTCCGCTCACTTCGTTTCTGGGCAAGTTCGTTCCTAGCGGAATTGATGTATTGTTCCGTCTTGGCAACTTTGGCTTGAGTCTCTTTCAGCTTACGATCAGCCTCTTGATACTTAAGTTCTGACACTATGTTTTCTTCATACAACGTCTTTTGTCGTTTGAAGTTTAACTCAAGTTGCGATTGCGCCGCTTTATGTTCCTCAAGTTGTTGAAGCTCAGCGTCGACCTTGTTTTCCGCCGACTTCACCGCTGCGTCTGCAGCCGCCACGACTTGAGCCTTCACTTGTTCATAGGTTTTGACCTGAGACTCATACGATTTGACGATCGTGTGTGCTGCTTGCAGGTTGTTGCGGCTAGCCTGCAACATTTGTGCCTCTGCTTTGACCTGATTTTGGGAGGCCGCCAATTGATCCTCAAGCCGAGCTAGGTAGGAGGGATCAATGTCAGTAATTTCGGCGATGAGTTGCCCTTTTTTGACGAAGGCATTCTCAAAAACCCCTTCGCCCAGACGAGCAATTCGCCCCTTAATAGGAGCTTCCAGTGTTTGTTGTCGCTCGTCCGTCGCATAAGCAATCACACCACCGGTGCCCTTCACGGACTGCTGCCATGGCGCGAACGCAATGAGGATGAATCCCATGACCATGAAAACCAACAGGAATTTCCCCAACCGACGGGCCAATCGCGAAGAGCGCGCAAGCCGCAATGACGGCATAGCCGTTTCGCTGTAGGCTGCTGGCGCAAGCATTCGGCGTGATTGCTTCGGTTTTGTATCAGGCGTAACTGTCGTGACGGGCATTCAAAGGTCCAATTCAAGATTTAATCGGCGATGACTGTGACTTCAGATCGATGCGATTCATGCAACGCCGCGCGAGCGACTCACGCCCTGTGGCAATAATGATGGTCCAGGGCTGCTCCGGGGCTAACAGGAAATCCAAAACCAACTCAAGCTCTTCATCAGGAAGCGCGTCCAATACGCCGTCAATCAACAAGAGTCCCGGGCGCCCCACAACCGCCCGTGCGATTGTCAACCGGCGGCATTGATTTTCAGTCAGCGGAGAGCCACTGCTGCTCATTGCGGTTTCTCGGCTTTCGTCAAGCTCTAGGATTGGCTCAAGCAGGCCGAGGTGTTGGAGTGTCTCACGGACATCGTTCGATGAAACATCTTCACGATGGAGATGCACGTTTTCATCGATTGTGGCATGGAAAACCTCGTTATTGCGAACGATCGCCACTCGTTCTCTAAAGACATCGGGACGCAGGTCACTGGGATCGAATCCATCCAGCGTTAAGTGCCCCGCCGTGGGAGACCTTAGCCCACCGATCAGGTCGACCAGCGTACTCTTTCCGCTATTTGAAGGACCAAAGATTCCCAGACTTGTTGCCGGGGGAATTTTAAAAGAGACAGAATCAACGACTGCAGGTCGACCCGGCCACGCATACGAAACGGCATTCAGATGGACGTCGATCGGCCCCTGTTGTCCAACACCCAACATACCACTTTGACGTTCGATCGGCAGATCAAACAGCACGCCCAACTTGTCGACCGAGGCCAACAGGTCATAAAAACTCTCCATGTGTTTGCCTAGTTTTGCAAATGCTCCCACAATCATCGTGACAATCAGTTCCGCCGCCACAAGTTGCCCCAGCGTCAGCTCGTTGTTGATTACCAGCCAACCCCCGATTCCGAGCAACACCGTGCTGGCGACGGCCTGCAGGCCCAAGGCAAACAAAATCTGCCGCATCAAAATACGAAAGTGAGATTTCCTGGCTGACAGATATTCGTGAATGAATCGATCGGCCCGCTCCAATGCAAACTCAGTCCCTCCGTCGTTGCGGAAGGTGCTCGGACAGCGCGCGATGTCTTCCAACCAAGCAGCCATATAGTATTTGTGTTTCGACTCCTTCACAGAACTAGCAACCGCACCACGACCGAGCACGAGAATAATGAAAGCAATGGAAGCCAGAAGCACAATGTCAAAACCGAGCAACCATGGATGATAAAAAGCCAGGACGGCCATGCCGATGACCGCCGTCAATATTAATCCCAGGCCGTCTAGCAGCAGTTGAGCCGCCACCTTTTGAACCGTAACGATGTCAAAAAAACGATTGACCAGTTCCGGGATATAATGTCCATCCGTCGCTTCCGCTTCGACACGCGGCAGACGATACGCCAAGTCCGCTGCCACCCGTGCAAACAATCGTCTTTGAATGATCTCGACGACGTATGTCTGCAGAGCGCGCACCGCCGCCAGGAATCCAAGAAAGGTAAACAGGATCAAAGCCAAAACGACCACAGGCTGCAGAAACCGGCCGAAGGCAACCGTATTCACCAGGGCTTCAATCGCAATGGGTGTCGCCAGCATGAGCAAGCCGACCACAAAAGCGAACACCAACACAATCCAAAGGTCGGACCACTCCGGCAACATCAAATGTCGCAGCCGATCCAGCGGTGCAATGTGTGCCCCCCCGTTGGGATGTTCGCCGGTTTGCGGTTCCAAGACGATGCATCGTATTTTCCCATCCTTGGCAAGTGATGTCAGAGAGCGTTTCAGCGATCGCACAGAGATGCGTTTTTCTTGCACGGTCTGCGCAGCGGAAGCCATCTGAATGCGCCGTCGGCTCTTCCCCAGCACCGCCAACCATTCCGACTTCGGCTCATCACGGTATGTGACCAGCCGCGCACCATCCTCAACCAGCGACAGCGCTTCCTCAACCGTACAATCAAGCGTTCGAGCCCGAAGGCCCAGGCTTTTGGCAGCTTCGTTGAACCACTTCCACCACAAACGATGTACGTCACCCGGCCAAGCACGCATCACTTCGCTCAACACGCGTCGCGCAGCATTCCGTTCGTGAACTGGGTTGCTGTGTGTAAACTGCTCAAGGATCCAGGCTCCCCCTGCAATCTTCTCTGCCCGCTCATCACCGCTCATCATCGCGCCTCGTACCGATTAAATTGTGCCAGAACACCCAGAGAAAGCTGGAGAATGAATTTCCTGGAAACATAAAAAAGTCGCTGACGCGTCATCCGGCGTGCGTGTGCGCACAGAATTATGACGCGCGGTTGGCTCAACAGCGCAATCTCGTCTCAAACGACACAGGCTGCCTCCGAGAGATCCCGATTGACCGGCACGTCTAATCACAATGATTTCGCTCACTGCCGCTCTGAGAAAACAATGTCACTCTGTCTATTTGGTTCCGATACCGTCCTCCTCCAAGACAGCTGGGGCGGCTTGGACGGGATTTTAGTACTATTAACTTATAGGCAGGAACATGGGATTCGTCAAATAGATAGTTTGAGCACAACGCATCGAATAAACCGATGCATTCACACGATGCGCATCCCCCGTAAACCGTTATGAGATAAAAGCTAACGGCAAGCCCGCAATGGGAGGCCGTATCTCCCTGAATCTAAGATGACCCAGAAACCTGCATTGACTGCGTTTCACTCGACAGCTCACCAGGACACAAGCAATGCCAAGGAGCTGGAGCAGACCCATCTCAGAAAACCAGCCCCCCCAACAATTCAATCCTCTTGAAAGCAAGCTCACAAGTCGCCCCCATTCCAGCTTCCACTCAACCGGGATCGTGCAGTTGTGGGCTGGCGGCAGTCACGGATCGGATTCAATTTGTGGATGCTGTGCGACATCGACGCTCGATTCATCCGCCGACTCTTGCAGCACTCCGATGACGTACGGAAGGGTTATGGTATCGGCGACGAACGACAGCACCGGGTCGACCACAGCAAAGTAACCGAGCGCCGTCATACCGCCGGCAACGCTGATTGGATCCTCCAAAATTTGGGTAGACAGGCGGTCAGAATTGTCTTGGGCATCACCGTCCGTTTCGGAATCGTTGAAGCCTGCGTAGACCCAATCAAAGTCATTCCGCACGCCACCATAAACACGAACTGGCTTAAATCCAGGTGGGGAAAGGAATGCGTACTGCTGCCCCTCAAGGTTGGCCATTGTGCCACACCCCGCAACACTCAACGTCAGGATGACCGCTAGTAGGATGCGCATGGGGGTTTCGCGAGAGATGAGAAGGAGAGAAGCGGAGTTTACAGCGTGAAGCCAAATACGGGAATATGAACCTCGCTCAGAACCTCAACCTTTTCACCATCAACCACTTGCGCTGGGTGGAGCGACCGCGAAGCGACCCGGTGCCGTAGGCACAAGTCGCCGCGCCGCCATCGCACCGTGAACAATCCCACGCGCTCGGCACAAACGTCTTGTCGCTACGCGACCCGGGTCTTCATCATCTCGAATTCATTCGCGATTAGTTTCCCTTGAGCTTCGCAATGAAAAACTGCTCAACCGAGCGATACGGCGACTTTGATCCGGGATAGTCCAAATTGGCTTCGACGCCGAGTTCGTCCATATTCTTCTTTAGTTCCAAACCGAACACGACATGATGGCCCTGGAAACTGATTGCGGCACGCGGGTTGCCTGGCGTGGGGACCGGCACCGGGGCATTCGGAGTCATCGCATAATGCATGTAGATGGGCGGATCGTCTTTCGTGATCAGCGAGAGCGCCGAAACGTCGACCATTCGCTTGAGAAACTCTTCGCGGGTCTCGACGCCGAACATGGCGTGGAAATCACGATGCGGTTTGTCGTACTCCGGAATGTGATCGACCCACCATTGGTAGTCCCGGCTGGTTTGCCCATCCCGCGTCGCCACGCACGTCAACCGGGTAGATTGCCGCTCCACGGGATCGTCGCTGTGCGGGTCGGCCATCTCTTCATGAAAGGCTAGATACATGGCGATTTGAGCCCCGGCGGAACCACCCCAAGCGGAGACTCGTGAAGCGTCGATGCTCCAGTCCGCCGCTTTTGTGCGCAGAAACTGAACCGCCCGCCGGCTATCGTGAAACGCGGCCGGCAGCGGTTTGTGCTGGATCAGCCGATAGTTCGCCGCCGCCACAGAAATCTTCGCATCCAGCAACGCTCTGACCGTCACCGGCCATTTCTTGACAATTTTGCTTTTGTCGAAGACACCGAATCCGCCGCCATGAAAGTAAATCGCCAACGGCGTCGGCGCGTCCGATTTCGCCTGCCAGAAGTCGAACACGTTGCGTTTGTGCGGACCGTAGGAAACGTTCGTCAATGTGGGCGGCGGCATTTCGTCGTCGGCGAAACACGACCCGTTAAGCAAGACCACGAAGGTAGCCAAGCTGGCAGCGGCAATTTTGAAGTAGCCATTGGAGGCTGATTTGTTGCGAGGAAAGTTCGGCATTTCGGCATTCCAATGAACGGGCTCTCACGATTTTCGCAACGTGTCTCAGTACTCAACCCGGCCGTACCGACCGGGCTGCCCTGCACGGTTTTCAATGTAAATGTGCTACCACAAATCACGCAAGTCAATGACACCATGTGGGGATGCGTATGCCTAATGATTGATCCATATACCAAAAGGAATTGCGGCTACATCAAACAGAACGATCATGGTTACTAAAGCGACAGAAAGTTTGTTCAGTTTCGATCGTCGAAGGTAAAGAACCAGTTTATAAAGGCAGACCGCGACGCCGCTACCTAGGACAGTGCCGCCGACTATTTCGAATATCGGCTGTTTGACACCATAAAATGCTTCAGCTCCGGCGCTAAATAGAAAGCCGAACATTAAAACTAAGAAGGCGACGCTGACGGTAAGAACGTCCTTCAAAGGATCAGTCGAAGTGGGTGTTAGTTTCATGGCGAATCACATGCCGATCGTCTGGCCGCGAACCGGCCTAGTGCGGCAGGCACAAGAAGCTGTGCGATCCGCGTTCCTGAACCAAGCAAACACACATGGCAAAAACATCTTGTCGCTGCGCGCCCCAGCCGGGGGCAAGGGACGGTGGTGGGTGTTTCATGTGTCGATCATCGCATAATCCGTACGGGGAGCCCACGCCCCCTTACCCAAGAACTGCGCGACGCGATCGCACAGTGAAACGCCGCATGTCTCAACCAATGCTGCATGGCTGGCATCGGAATAGTTGGCCGAATTCAAAAAACGCGAAATCTGTTCCGGGTAGTCGGACATCAGGTTACGAAAAAGTATCTGCGCAAGATGATAGCTTAGCTCCTGGCCCTCGTCGGGCGAATGGAACGACTCGCCCGACCAAAACGCATCCATCGTCTCCGCGTTCCAGTAGTCGCGATGCATGCGCATCGTTTCGCGGTCGACTATGAAATAAGAACCGCCCACAACGATGTCTTCGATGACCTGCGTCACCCCCTCGTTCAGCCAGAGCGGCAACGGCAAGTGACGCAGAAGTGCGTGCGTCATTTCATGAGCAATAGTGCGCTCAGGATCGCCTGCAGGTGCCATGCACATAGCCATGTGGCCATATCCATGATCGAGAAACATGCCGCCGGATAACCCGAATTCCCCTTCGTCCGGATAAAAATCAGCAACGTAATCGTAGTAGGTACCCGCGTTCGCAAAGGCGAACAGTACATATTTGCCGTAGCCTTCTTCACGTGCAACGTCTGCCAGACTATCGAGAATGATTCGCCGAGCGGACTCACAACAGTCAAGCAGGCGTTCCGCCGACGGCGAGTCGCCGCTAGAGAGCACCATGAATTCGGGCGTTTCACTGCGCGTGTAACCGGACGGCAACACTTCAATCAACGCATCCAACCAATCGCGCGCCAACTGCGTGAACACCTCATTGAGGTCCGCATCGCCACTCACGTTCGCATCGACC
Coding sequences within it:
- a CDS encoding FG-GAP repeat domain-containing protein; protein product: MLTLPLRFLAVALCVHLLLGNSRTEAAEKQPQSNNFKKIQLTPRYYCDGIATGDINRDGHADIVAGPYWYAGPKFTAAHEFYIADPLEPEKSPSNSMFSFVHDFNGDGWPDILVLGRVHLHPAYWYENPGDQDSVWLKHFVFERVYGESPTLVDLDGDGRPQLVCHWEGRWGWIEPNREAPTEPWQFKPLSEPGDWKEFYHGTGVGDIDGDGRLDLVLNDGWFIQPSKPNTPWTWHAHRFSDDRGGAQMFVYDIDGDGDNDVVSSLNAHGWGLAWFEQYREGDEIAFRRHQLMGTREEIEKYGVAFTQPHALDLGDINGDGLKDLVIGKRMWAHGPKGDIEPSAAPVLYWFELTHQDGAARFVPHLIDDHSGVGVQVTIADVNGDGVNDILTASKLGSFVFINQRCKQ
- the nhaR gene encoding transcriptional activator NhaR, encoding MNADWLNYHHLLYFWMVAKEGSITRACEKLHLAQPTISGQLKKLESALGEKLYERVGRDLVLTDVGQMVYRYADEMFAIGQELGDAIKGHATGRPIMFMVGIADVLPKLIAFRLLEPALHLEEKVQIVCREGPMEQLLSQLATHELDVVFSDSPAGSMVRIRAFNHALGECGVGLFGTAQLCRQYEHGLPESLSSAPFLLPAENTAMRRSIEEWLIEANISPQIVGEFDDTALLKVFAEAGIGFVPGPLAIRAEIERQFGLSLLLEIPNAIERFYAITVERRIRHPAVMAISEAAKESLFAQ
- a CDS encoding TolC family protein produces the protein MNMPIAGLRASLIAGSVIAVMGCSVTTNQPPVDLKRLAGNAAQTSTITVKQSEAESNDQIETKLSDPLQLVSNEDEATTDLEDLPEAAEFLTDEDSAAEPEERAIEDYLQPIPLDLASGNASAVVIDQVVNSVHESYPLLAAALLENSIADGKQLATWGAFDTKFKSASQNGALGFYETYRQDIGFVQPIYNGGEFFSGYRIGRGNFQPWYLERQTNEGGEFKAGFRVPLLKNREIDERRAALWRATYEQQRVRPEVRAQLILFVREASIAYWTWIATGQQYRIWQQALELSEERNSRLQRRVEEGDLDPPALQDNLRSIALRESKLIDRGRKLQQSAVKLSLFYRSADGSPIIPEPSQLRDFPEPTEFLASQIESDIQVALSQRPELAALDALYRQINVDLAEANNEYLPTVDAQVWNSQDVGEPTSSKRDKSRYELEASLFIDVPLQRRKARGKSHAAEAKLSQVAVKRRFTQDKIVAEVQAAFAGLTAAYDRLGKAREAKRLAEYMADVERRRFELGQSGLLDVFIREQSAIEAADGEVEALLEYFAALANYTAALAFDWPMPAESKP
- a CDS encoding HPF/RaiA family ribosome-associated protein gives rise to the protein MSINFTSDGLPLKVKVQDYVQQKIDSAIGPFEDFVKGVDIRIVDVNGPKGGIDQRCRVAVAVNGKPDIIASANHENAYGAISLAVDRVRRSLQRVVGRNKSKRSRKVPLSHRGDDSNPQETVEFE
- a CDS encoding HlyD family secretion protein — encoded protein: MLAPAAYSETAMPSLRLARSSRLARRLGKFLLVFMVMGFILIAFAPWQQSVKGTGGVIAYATDERQQTLEAPIKGRIARLGEGVFENAFVKKGQLIAEITDIDPSYLARLEDQLAASQNQVKAEAQMLQASRNNLQAAHTIVKSYESQVKTYEQVKAQVVAAADAAVKSAENKVDAELQQLEEHKAAQSQLELNFKRQKTLYEENIVSELKYQEADRKLKETQAKVAKTEQYINSARNELAQKRSERKAKEQKAQADIDYANATLRKATGDVAKAESDVAKAQSSLNKAQKDLLETETKVARQRSQSVMAPFDGFVTQITPNQGSQVLKAGDPICRIVPETADRAVQIWLDGNDTPLVEPGRHVRLQFEGWPAVQFAGWPSVAVGTFGGEVVSVDATDDGKGRFRILVRPDQTDRPWPGDRYLRQGVRANGWVLLNQVPLWYEIWRNMNGFPPVVSIEEPKKKDKKPPLPKS
- a CDS encoding peptidase domain-containing ABC transporter, yielding MMSGDERAEKIAGGAWILEQFTHSNPVHERNAARRVLSEVMRAWPGDVHRLWWKWFNEAAKSLGLRARTLDCTVEEALSLVEDGARLVTYRDEPKSEWLAVLGKSRRRIQMASAAQTVQEKRISVRSLKRSLTSLAKDGKIRCIVLEPQTGEHPNGGAHIAPLDRLRHLMLPEWSDLWIVLVFAFVVGLLMLATPIAIEALVNTVAFGRFLQPVVVLALILFTFLGFLAAVRALQTYVVEIIQRRLFARVAADLAYRLPRVEAEATDGHYIPELVNRFFDIVTVQKVAAQLLLDGLGLILTAVIGMAVLAFYHPWLLGFDIVLLASIAFIILVLGRGAVASSVKESKHKYYMAAWLEDIARCPSTFRNDGGTEFALERADRFIHEYLSARKSHFRILMRQILFALGLQAVASTVLLGIGGWLVINNELTLGQLVAAELIVTMIVGAFAKLGKHMESFYDLLASVDKLGVLFDLPIERQSGMLGVGQQGPIDVHLNAVSYAWPGRPAVVDSVSFKIPPATSLGIFGPSNSGKSTLVDLIGGLRSPTAGHLTLDGFDPSDLRPDVFRERVAIVRNNEVFHATIDENVHLHREDVSSNDVRETLQHLGLLEPILELDESRETAMSSSGSPLTENQCRRLTIARAVVGRPGLLLIDGVLDALPDEELELVLDFLLAPEQPWTIIIATGRESLARRCMNRIDLKSQSSPIKS